From a region of the Panicum virgatum strain AP13 chromosome 2K, P.virgatum_v5, whole genome shotgun sequence genome:
- the LOC120694901 gene encoding transcription factor TGA2.1-like isoform X1 → MADASSRTDTSTVLQDNDKNQRMENGQIVAAVPSNSSDRSDRSDKPLDQKTLRRLAQNREAARKSRLRKKAYVQQLESSKLKLAQLEQELQKARQQGIFISSSGDQTHAMSGNGNVSGALTFDIEYTRWLEEQNKQINELRTAVNAHASDSDLRLIVDGIMAHYDEIFKVKGVAAKADVFHILSGMWKTPAERCFLWLGGFRPSELLKLLANHLEPLTEQQLLGLTNLQQSSQQAEDALSQGMEALQQSLAETLAGSLGPSGSSGNVANYMGQMAMAMGKLGTLENFLRQADNLRQQTLHQMQRILTIRQASRALLAIHDYFSRLRALSSLWLARPRE, encoded by the exons ATGGCAGATGCTAGTTCAAGGACTGACACCTCAACTGTTTTACAAGACAACGACAAGAATCAGAGG ATGGAAAACGGACAAATTGTGGCAGCTGTGCCTTCTAATTCTTCTGATAGGTCTGATAGGTCCGACAAACCTTTGGACCAAAAG ACCTTGCGACGGCTAGCCCAAAATCGTGAGGCAGCAAGAAAAAGTCGGCTGAGGAAAAAG gcatatgTGCAACAGCTAGAGAGCAGTAAGCTGAAACTTGCGCAACTGGAGCAGGAGCTCCAGAAAGCTCGCCAGCAG GGAATCTTCATTTCCAGCTCTGGCGACCAAACCCATGCCATGAGTGGAAATGGTAATGTTTCAG GAGCGTTGACTTTTGACATAGAATATACTAGATGGCTAGAGGAGCAAAATAAGCAGATAAATGAGTTGAGGACTGCAGTGAATGCTCATGCAAGTGACAGTGATCTACGACTTATTGTAGATGGCATAATGGCACATTATGATGAAATATTCAAGGTCAAAGGTGTTGCTGCGAAGGCTGATGTATTTCATATACTTTCAGGCATGTGGAAGACACCTGCAGAAAGGTGCTTCCTCTGGCTTGGGGGTTTTCGTCCATCTGAGCTTTTAAAG CTCCTAGCGAATCACCTCGAGCCCCTAACTGAGCAGCAATTGCTGGGATTGACCAACCTCCAGCAATCTTCCCAGCAGGCAGAGGATGCATTGTCACAGGGCATGGAAGCGCTGCAGCAATCATTGGCAGAGACTTTGGCTGGATCTCTTGGTCCATCAGGTTCTTCAGGCAATGTGGCAAACTACATGGGTCagatggccatggccatgggcaAACTTGGGACACTTGAGAATTTTCTTCGGCAG GCGGACAATCTGCGACAGCAGACATTGCATCAAATGCAACGGATTCTGACAATCCGACAGGCTTCCCGTGCTCTTCTTGCTATCCATGACTATTTTTCTCGGTTGCGTGCTTTAAGTTCTCTGTGGCTTGCTAGGCCACGTGAATAA
- the LOC120694901 gene encoding transcription factor TGA2.1-like isoform X2, whose amino-acid sequence MADASSRTDTSTVLQDNDKNQRMENGQIVAAVPSNSSDRSDRSDKPLDQKTLRRLAQNREAARKSRLRKKAYVQQLESSKLKLAQLEQELQKARQQGIFISSSGDQTHAMSGNGALTFDIEYTRWLEEQNKQINELRTAVNAHASDSDLRLIVDGIMAHYDEIFKVKGVAAKADVFHILSGMWKTPAERCFLWLGGFRPSELLKLLANHLEPLTEQQLLGLTNLQQSSQQAEDALSQGMEALQQSLAETLAGSLGPSGSSGNVANYMGQMAMAMGKLGTLENFLRQADNLRQQTLHQMQRILTIRQASRALLAIHDYFSRLRALSSLWLARPRE is encoded by the exons ATGGCAGATGCTAGTTCAAGGACTGACACCTCAACTGTTTTACAAGACAACGACAAGAATCAGAGG ATGGAAAACGGACAAATTGTGGCAGCTGTGCCTTCTAATTCTTCTGATAGGTCTGATAGGTCCGACAAACCTTTGGACCAAAAG ACCTTGCGACGGCTAGCCCAAAATCGTGAGGCAGCAAGAAAAAGTCGGCTGAGGAAAAAG gcatatgTGCAACAGCTAGAGAGCAGTAAGCTGAAACTTGCGCAACTGGAGCAGGAGCTCCAGAAAGCTCGCCAGCAG GGAATCTTCATTTCCAGCTCTGGCGACCAAACCCATGCCATGAGTGGAAATG GAGCGTTGACTTTTGACATAGAATATACTAGATGGCTAGAGGAGCAAAATAAGCAGATAAATGAGTTGAGGACTGCAGTGAATGCTCATGCAAGTGACAGTGATCTACGACTTATTGTAGATGGCATAATGGCACATTATGATGAAATATTCAAGGTCAAAGGTGTTGCTGCGAAGGCTGATGTATTTCATATACTTTCAGGCATGTGGAAGACACCTGCAGAAAGGTGCTTCCTCTGGCTTGGGGGTTTTCGTCCATCTGAGCTTTTAAAG CTCCTAGCGAATCACCTCGAGCCCCTAACTGAGCAGCAATTGCTGGGATTGACCAACCTCCAGCAATCTTCCCAGCAGGCAGAGGATGCATTGTCACAGGGCATGGAAGCGCTGCAGCAATCATTGGCAGAGACTTTGGCTGGATCTCTTGGTCCATCAGGTTCTTCAGGCAATGTGGCAAACTACATGGGTCagatggccatggccatgggcaAACTTGGGACACTTGAGAATTTTCTTCGGCAG GCGGACAATCTGCGACAGCAGACATTGCATCAAATGCAACGGATTCTGACAATCCGACAGGCTTCCCGTGCTCTTCTTGCTATCCATGACTATTTTTCTCGGTTGCGTGCTTTAAGTTCTCTGTGGCTTGCTAGGCCACGTGAATAA